One part of the Neoarius graeffei isolate fNeoGra1 chromosome 2, fNeoGra1.pri, whole genome shotgun sequence genome encodes these proteins:
- the mycn gene encoding N-myc protein: MPAVMKNSDMEFDSFQPCFYPDEDDFYLCGPGEDIWKKFELLPTPPLSPSRAALASGDAAVECASPGAFGLGDPLDWASELLLLPPQDTEDEAWRAPESDLFGACALDDPVILQDCMWSGFSAREKLERAVNEKLSRTVSSVCAVAAASASGSSGLKSSVLKAPETNRAATECVDPAVVFPFPVNKRNGAQSACQTQSASLAHVDRREDDTPSDSDDNDDVDDEEEEEEEEEEEEIDVVTVEKRRSTTSKTFNSQASSTTRQNPAASRVPQELILKRTAAASIHQQQHNYAAPSPYSDDSDLPSAPPSKKHRSDSSGSSSTNSQRSAKTNTCLPISLNGTQRLRKSGSGSDSEDNERRRNHNILERQRRNDLRSSFLTLRDQLPELAKNDKAAKVLILKKAAEYVASLEAQELRLHQEKDKLQARRQQLLRRLEQARTR, encoded by the exons ATGCCAGCCGTGATGAAAAACTCCGACATGGAGTTCGACTCCTTCCAGCCGTGTTTCTACCCGGACGAGGATGATTTTTACTTGTGCGGTCCGGGAGAAGACATCTGGAAAAAATTCGAACTGCTGCCCACCCCACCACTGTCCCCGAGCCGAGCGGCGCTCGCGAGCGGTGATGCAGCGGTCGAGTGCGCGTCTCCGGGTGCGTTTGGACTCGGCGATCCGTTGGACTGGGCTTCCGAGCTGCTGCTTCTCCCGCCGCAGGACACCGAGGACGAGGCGTGGCGCGCGCCGGAGAGCGACCTGTTCGGCGCGTGTGCACTCGACGACCCGGTGATCTTGCAGGACTGCATGTGGAGTGGCTTCTCGGCGCGAGAGAAACTCGAGCGCGCCGTCAACGAGAAGCTCAGTCGGACCGTTTCCTCGGTATGTGCCGTCGCTGCCGCTTCTGCTTCTGGATCTTCTGGACTTAAAAGCAGCGTTTTGAAGGCGCCCGAGACGAACCGGGCTGCAACTGAGTGCGTGGACCCTGCTGTGGTTTTCCCCTTCCCGGTGAACAAAAGGAACGGAGCGCAGAGCGCGTGCCAAACGCAGAGCGCATCCTTGGCTCACGTGGACAGGCGCGAGGACGACACCCCGAGCGACTCCG ATGACAATGATGACGTGGAtgatgaagaggaagaggaagaagaagaagaggaggaggaaatcGATGTAGTCACAGTTGAGAAACGGCGTTCCACCACAAGCAAGACCTTCAACTCTCAGGCCTCATCAACGACCCGGCAAAATCCAGCCGCAAGCCGAGTGCCCCAGGAACTCATCTTGAAAAGGACGGCAGCTGCCTCCATCCACCAGCAGCAGCACAACTATGCAGCGCCTTCACCATACTCTGATGACTCGGACCTTCCCTCTGCTCCCCCAAGCAAAAAACACAGATCCGATAGCAGCGGTAGCTCCAGCACAAACTCCCAGCGTAGTGCTAAAACAAATACATGCTTGCCAATCTCACTGAACGGGACTCAACGGCTCAGGAAAAGTGGCTCAGGGTCAGACTCGGAGGACAACGAGCGCCGCCGCAACCACAACATTCTGGAGCGACAACGACGCAATGACCTGCGTTCCAGCTTCCTGACACTGCGCGATCAGCTGCCTGAGCTAGCTAAAAATGACAAGGCAGCCAAAGTGCTGATCCTCAAGAAGGCTGCAGAGTATGTGGCTTCACTTGAGGCCCAGGAGCTTCGGCTTCATCAGGAAAAGGACAAGCTCCAGGCGAGACGGCAGCAGCTCCTCCGCCGCCTGGAACAAGCCAGGACTCGCTAG